From a single Candidatus Defluviilinea gracilis genomic region:
- a CDS encoding glycosyltransferase family 4 protein: MRILVLNHEFPPVGGGGGRAAESICQTLARRGHNIKVLTSHFKDLPREEQRDGYDILRIPTLRTQAFRASFLSMVVYVLSGLWAGLRLVRLFHPDVIHVHFAVPAGALAWMLSRLTKVPYVLTAHLGDVPGGVPEKTGDWFRWIFPTTRWIWHDASARVAVSEFTRSLALKHYNEEVLVIPNGIDVDGESQSSIRINNPPVIVFAGRFMEQKSPLMIVQILNEIKDLPWKCVMIGDGPLMPEVKKSISELELGNRFVLTGWITPDEVMKQFEQSDILFMPSLSEGLPVVGVQALSKGLAIVASRVGGFVDLVDENQNGYLIEVGNKEGFKIRLQELLTNPSRLLSLRQASLKKANSFEITQIAGQYEKIFEEIVN; this comes from the coding sequence ATGCGCATCCTCGTTTTGAATCACGAGTTTCCTCCAGTCGGTGGCGGGGGTGGACGCGCGGCGGAAAGCATTTGCCAAACTCTCGCGAGGCGCGGTCACAACATCAAAGTGTTAACTTCACACTTCAAAGACCTGCCGCGCGAAGAACAACGGGATGGATACGACATCCTTCGGATTCCCACACTGCGGACTCAAGCCTTCCGCGCGAGTTTTCTCTCGATGGTCGTCTACGTTCTTTCGGGACTTTGGGCTGGGCTCCGCCTTGTCCGCCTTTTTCACCCCGACGTGATCCACGTCCACTTCGCCGTTCCAGCAGGCGCGCTCGCGTGGATGCTTTCGCGGCTCACAAAAGTCCCTTACGTGTTGACCGCTCACCTCGGCGATGTGCCAGGCGGCGTCCCCGAAAAAACGGGCGACTGGTTCCGCTGGATTTTTCCCACCACGCGCTGGATCTGGCACGACGCAAGCGCGAGAGTTGCAGTCAGTGAGTTCACGCGGAGCCTCGCGCTCAAACACTACAACGAAGAAGTTCTCGTCATCCCCAACGGAATAGATGTGGATGGTGAAAGCCAATCTTCGATTCGAATCAACAATCCTCCCGTGATCGTCTTCGCCGGTCGCTTCATGGAACAAAAATCTCCGTTGATGATCGTCCAAATCCTGAACGAAATAAAAGACCTCCCATGGAAATGCGTGATGATCGGCGACGGACCTTTAATGCCTGAAGTGAAAAAATCCATTTCAGAACTTGAGTTAGGGAATCGTTTCGTATTAACAGGCTGGATCACGCCCGACGAAGTGATGAAACAGTTCGAGCAGAGTGACATCCTTTTCATGCCCTCGCTTTCAGAGGGACTTCCCGTCGTCGGGGTGCAGGCATTGTCGAAGGGACTCGCCATCGTCGCCAGCCGCGTCGGCGGGTTTGTTGACCTGGTGGATGAAAATCAAAATGGCTACCTGATCGAAGTGGGGAATAAAGAAGGTTTCAAAATCAGGTTACAAGAATTGCTCACAAACCCCAGCCGCCTGTTATCATTGCGCCAAGCCAGTTTGAAAAAGGCAAATTCATTCGAAATCACCCAGATCGCGGGGCAATACGAAAAGATATTTGAAGAGATCGTGAATTGA
- a CDS encoding flippase-like domain-containing protein, giving the protein MIGWFSKNKNLILRVFGTALAILLIVLLIEREGWNEITSSLKEISLPVFALALLSLLVSRLFVILRWHVLLRSGGVDIPFSRTAQLTLTGLFASNYLPTTIGGDVVRLGGAMRLGYDRAVCLASIAADRVIGMAGMFCAVPFGLIPAWGMLHATPLQLSAMPPFVAKVTDFIRRTLHSFSIWLKQPAALISSLLYTWGNMIFIFASLYIIIEGLGEHVSYSLVAGIWSLTYFVTIIPVSINGFGVQELTLAFLLSRVAGVSPAASLAVAVLIRIVFLVASLPGAAFLPSVLSAMSDPNANSSKGSS; this is encoded by the coding sequence ATGATCGGCTGGTTTTCAAAAAACAAGAATCTGATTCTGCGCGTGTTTGGCACCGCGTTGGCGATCCTTTTGATCGTCCTGCTCATCGAACGCGAAGGGTGGAACGAGATCACAAGTTCGTTGAAAGAAATTTCACTCCCTGTTTTTGCATTGGCATTGCTTTCCTTGTTGGTCTCGCGCCTGTTCGTTATTTTGCGCTGGCATGTTCTGCTTCGTTCGGGCGGCGTAGATATTCCATTTTCAAGAACCGCTCAATTAACTCTCACAGGTTTGTTCGCGTCCAACTATCTACCCACCACCATCGGCGGCGACGTGGTGCGTTTGGGCGGAGCCATGCGCCTCGGCTATGACCGCGCGGTTTGCCTCGCCTCCATTGCCGCAGACCGCGTCATCGGCATGGCGGGCATGTTCTGCGCCGTGCCATTCGGACTCATCCCCGCGTGGGGTATGCTGCACGCGACGCCTCTGCAACTCAGCGCCATGCCTCCGTTCGTCGCAAAAGTCACCGACTTCATCCGCCGCACACTTCATTCATTTTCCATCTGGCTCAAACAACCCGCCGCGCTGATCTCGTCCCTCTTGTACACGTGGGGCAACATGATCTTTATCTTTGCCTCGTTGTACATAATCATCGAAGGCTTGGGCGAACACGTTTCCTATTCGCTCGTCGCGGGTATCTGGAGTCTCACCTATTTTGTTACCATCATCCCAGTTTCAATCAATGGTTTTGGCGTACAAGAACTTACGCTTGCCTTTTTGCTTTCGCGGGTTGCTGGCGTCAGTCCTGCTGCGAGTTTGGCTGTTGCTGTGTTGATTCGCATCGTCTTCCTTGTAGCAAGTTTGCCCGGCGCGGCGTTTCTCCCCTCCGTGTTATCCGCCATGTCTGACCCCAACGCAAACTCCTCCAAAGGGTCATCGTAA
- a CDS encoding MaoC family dehydratase, translated as MREFNFKEGDGFSFERFISADDVNRFAEVVGDSNPIHLDESFAENSFFKKRIVHGAFLGGLISKALGMDFPGEGTVYISQNSSFKRPVFVDSTVKVEVKVTQVNVEKRRLVLDTTILNSDGKICLAGSAEVWLPE; from the coding sequence ATGCGAGAATTCAATTTCAAAGAAGGCGACGGCTTTTCGTTCGAGCGGTTCATTTCGGCGGATGATGTGAATCGTTTCGCCGAGGTGGTCGGCGATTCGAATCCGATCCATCTCGATGAAAGTTTTGCCGAGAACTCGTTCTTTAAAAAGAGAATTGTTCACGGCGCGTTCCTCGGCGGGTTGATCTCGAAAGCGCTGGGCATGGATTTTCCCGGCGAAGGCACGGTGTACATTTCGCAAAACTCTTCGTTCAAACGCCCGGTCTTTGTTGATTCGACGGTGAAGGTGGAAGTGAAAGTAACGCAAGTCAATGTAGAAAAACGGAGATTGGTGTTAGATACAACGATTCTCAACTCAGACGGGAAGATCTGCCTTGCCGGTTCAGCGGAAGTGTGGCTGCCGGAATAG
- the rfbA gene encoding glucose-1-phosphate thymidylyltransferase RfbA yields MKGIILAGGKGTRLYPLTIAMSKQLLPVYDKPMVYYPLSMLMLAGIREVLIISTPDALPAFRELLKDGSHWGMKFEYKEQAEPRGLADAFLVGREFIGDSPVCLILGDNIFYGEGMISLLQKCASLTEGAFIFGYRVTDPERYGIVEFDADENVISIEEKPASPKSNFAVPGIYFYDNQVVQLAEKVKPSARGEIEITDLNKLYLEQGNLKVRVFGRGVAWLDAGTHDSLLQAAMFIEAIQNRQGLMISCPEEIAYRMSFINREQLRKLGEALRGNSYGDYLLEIVEKEK; encoded by the coding sequence ATGAAGGGAATCATTTTGGCGGGCGGCAAAGGCACGCGGCTCTATCCGTTGACGATCGCCATGAGCAAACAGTTGTTGCCCGTGTACGACAAACCGATGGTGTATTATCCGCTTTCGATGTTGATGCTGGCGGGGATACGCGAGGTGTTGATCATCAGCACACCGGACGCGCTGCCCGCGTTTCGTGAATTGTTGAAAGATGGCTCGCACTGGGGAATGAAATTCGAATACAAAGAACAAGCCGAGCCGCGCGGACTTGCGGATGCGTTTTTGGTTGGGCGCGAGTTTATCGGCGACAGCCCGGTGTGTTTAATTTTGGGCGACAATATTTTTTACGGCGAAGGGATGATCTCGCTGTTGCAAAAGTGCGCGTCGTTGACCGAGGGCGCGTTCATCTTCGGCTATCGCGTCACCGACCCGGAGCGCTACGGTATTGTCGAGTTCGATGCTGACGAGAATGTGATCAGCATCGAAGAGAAACCCGCATCGCCGAAGTCCAATTTTGCTGTGCCGGGCATTTATTTTTACGATAATCAAGTGGTGCAATTGGCTGAGAAGGTCAAGCCCTCGGCGCGCGGCGAGATCGAGATCACGGATCTGAACAAACTTTATCTTGAACAAGGGAATCTGAAAGTGCGCGTGTTCGGGCGCGGCGTGGCTTGGCTCGACGCCGGCACACACGACTCGTTGTTGCAGGCGGCGATGTTCATCGAAGCGATCCAGAACCGGCAGGGATTGATGATCTCGTGCCCGGAAGAGATCGCCTATCGAATGAGTTTCATCAATCGCGAGCAGTTGCGAAAACTCGGCGAAGCGTTGCGCGGCAATAGCTACGGCGACTATCTGCTTGAAATCGTCGAAAAAGAGAAGTGA
- a CDS encoding BrnT family toxin: MKYIWDRQKNETNVKKHELDFADAYKVFESPMLVDLDKREEYGEDRWIGVGLMENRVVVVVFTEPDEDTIRIISFRKATLSEREYYEQEHKNQFGSL; this comes from the coding sequence ATGAAGTACATTTGGGATCGGCAGAAAAACGAAACCAATGTCAAAAAGCATGAACTTGATTTTGCCGATGCCTACAAAGTGTTCGAATCGCCGATGCTGGTTGACCTCGACAAAAGAGAAGAGTACGGCGAGGACCGCTGGATCGGCGTTGGACTAATGGAAAATCGTGTTGTTGTGGTTGTGTTCACCGAGCCAGACGAGGATACCATTCGCATCATCTCATTTAGAAAAGCAACTTTGAGTGAGAGAGAATATTATGAACAAGAACATAAAAACCAATTTGGATCGCTTTGA
- a CDS encoding glycosyltransferase family 2 protein, which produces MNLSLVIPVYNEAASLPLLYDAIEKALKPLKQQWEVIFVDDGSRDNSLDVLRSLAEKNPNHVCVLVFRRNFGQTAAISAGIDHAQGETIVLMDSDLQNDPADIPRLLAKLDEGYDLVSGWRKDRKDNRLTRTIPSNIANGLISTVTGVHLHDYGCTLKAYRREVLGGFRLYGEMHRFIPVFAHSVGARITEIPVSHHPRQFGKANYGLDRTAKVILDLFTVKFLLEYSHKPIRLFGGAGVGLMLLGMLDLAYVFIRRTFFGVPASTSPLLLIGVMLFILGFQSILMGLIAELLARTYHESQQKPTYTLREIIQGKKKKK; this is translated from the coding sequence ATGAATCTCTCCCTTGTGATCCCCGTCTACAATGAAGCGGCAAGCCTCCCCTTGTTGTACGACGCGATCGAAAAAGCGTTGAAGCCTCTCAAACAACAATGGGAGGTTATCTTCGTTGACGATGGAAGCCGCGACAATAGTCTCGACGTGTTACGATCGCTCGCCGAGAAGAATCCGAATCATGTGTGTGTGCTGGTCTTCCGCCGCAACTTCGGGCAGACCGCCGCCATCTCGGCAGGCATTGACCACGCGCAAGGCGAGACCATCGTGTTGATGGATTCCGACCTGCAAAACGATCCCGCTGATATTCCGCGTCTGTTGGCAAAACTGGACGAAGGCTACGATCTCGTCAGCGGCTGGCGCAAGGATCGTAAAGACAATCGCCTCACGCGCACCATCCCATCGAACATCGCCAACGGATTGATCTCCACCGTAACGGGCGTTCACCTGCACGATTACGGATGCACGCTGAAAGCCTATCGCCGCGAAGTGCTGGGCGGATTCCGTTTGTACGGCGAGATGCACCGCTTCATCCCCGTGTTTGCGCATTCCGTTGGCGCGCGCATCACCGAGATTCCCGTCAGTCACCACCCGCGTCAATTTGGCAAAGCAAACTACGGCTTGGACAGAACCGCGAAAGTCATCCTTGACCTGTTCACAGTGAAATTCCTGCTTGAATATTCGCACAAACCCATTCGCTTGTTCGGCGGCGCGGGTGTGGGACTCATGCTGTTGGGCATGCTCGATCTTGCGTATGTGTTCATCCGCCGCACATTTTTTGGCGTGCCAGCATCCACGTCGCCGTTGTTGTTGATCGGCGTGATGTTGTTCATTCTGGGCTTTCAATCCATTCTCATGGGCTTGATCGCCGAATTGCTCGCGCGAACGTATCACGAGTCGCAACAAAAACCGACGTACACCCTGAGGGAGATCATTCAGGGGAAAAAGAAGAAAAAATGA
- a CDS encoding CoA-binding protein, with translation MNSEKEMKDILLSAKTVAAVGLSSNPAKESFGIVQYLKDQGYKIIPVNPSANEIMGEKAYPDLSSIPEAVDVVQVFRKPEDVPPVVEEAIKIRAKVVWMQEGIVNEEAAQKAREAGLQVVMDACMRSAHRRLFRAKPLGL, from the coding sequence ATGAACAGCGAAAAAGAAATGAAAGATATCCTTTTATCGGCAAAGACGGTTGCGGCGGTGGGATTATCGTCGAACCCCGCAAAGGAAAGTTTTGGAATTGTGCAATATCTCAAAGATCAGGGATATAAAATCATTCCTGTGAATCCGTCCGCAAACGAGATCATGGGCGAGAAGGCGTATCCCGATCTATCTTCCATCCCCGAAGCGGTGGACGTGGTGCAGGTCTTTCGCAAGCCCGAGGATGTGCCGCCTGTTGTGGAGGAAGCCATCAAGATTCGCGCAAAGGTGGTGTGGATGCAGGAGGGCATCGTCAACGAAGAAGCCGCGCAGAAAGCGCGCGAGGCGGGATTGCAAGTGGTGATGGACGCCTGCATGCGATCTGCCCATCGCAGATTATTCCGGGCAAAGCCGCTCGGCTTGTAG
- the gmd gene encoding GDP-mannose 4,6-dehydratase codes for MPTALITGITGQDGSYLAELLLAKGYRVIGVARRSSTMTYERINHLLDDITVVQGDLHDQGSLLSFLEEYKPTEVYNLAAQSFVPTSWNQPALTGEITALGVTRMLEAIRFINPKIRFYQASSSEMYGKVLEVPQSEETPFYPRSPYGVAKVYGHWITVNYRESFNMFAVSGILFNHESPRRGLEFVTRKIADGVARIKLGLAKELRLGNLEAQRDWGFAGDYVEAMWRMLQLDEPDNFVIGTGETHAVREFCEIAFAHVGLDYKEFVVQDERFYRPAEVDLLISDPSKARSKLGWEPSVSFKELVTMMVDADLARLNGK; via the coding sequence ATGCCCACCGCTCTCATTACAGGCATCACAGGTCAAGACGGTTCGTACCTCGCCGAGCTATTGCTTGCCAAAGGCTATCGCGTGATCGGCGTGGCTCGTCGTTCCAGCACGATGACCTATGAACGCATCAATCATTTACTGGACGACATCACCGTTGTTCAAGGCGACTTGCACGATCAAGGCTCATTGCTTTCGTTCCTCGAAGAATACAAACCCACCGAAGTGTATAACCTCGCCGCGCAATCGTTCGTGCCGACCTCGTGGAACCAGCCCGCGTTGACGGGCGAGATCACCGCGCTTGGCGTGACGCGCATGTTGGAAGCCATCCGCTTCATCAACCCGAAGATCCGTTTTTATCAGGCGTCGTCGAGCGAGATGTACGGCAAGGTGCTTGAAGTGCCGCAAAGCGAAGAGACGCCGTTCTATCCGCGCAGTCCGTATGGTGTGGCGAAAGTGTACGGACATTGGATCACCGTCAACTATCGCGAGTCGTTCAATATGTTCGCCGTTTCGGGGATTCTGTTCAATCACGAGAGTCCGCGCCGCGGATTGGAATTCGTCACGCGCAAGATCGCCGACGGCGTCGCCCGCATCAAACTCGGACTGGCGAAGGAACTCCGCCTCGGCAACCTTGAAGCCCAACGCGATTGGGGCTTTGCGGGCGATTACGTCGAAGCCATGTGGCGCATGTTGCAACTGGATGAACCCGACAACTTTGTCATCGGCACGGGCGAGACCCATGCCGTGCGCGAGTTTTGCGAGATCGCCTTCGCTCATGTGGGCTTGGATTACAAAGAATTCGTCGTGCAAGATGAACGCTTCTACCGCCCCGCCGAAGTGGACCTGTTGATCTCCGACCCCTCGAAGGCGCGCTCCAAGTTGGGCTGGGAGCCTTCTGTCAGCTTCAAGGAACTCGTCACGATGATGGTGGATGCAGATCTTGCGCGCTTGAACGGCAAATAA
- a CDS encoding cyclic nucleotide-binding domain-containing protein, whose amino-acid sequence MNLSDLRKSALFEGLTDQELQQLMEDAKPVSLRAGEFLMRQGDDGDAAFVVVSGEFEVSKQSGQSLIKIDVRNPGDVLGEMALLSRSPRSASVQAITDCEVLRISPEAFENLLSTSSTAALAVLHWVMNRLSQNDALLHQQERMAALGTLSAGLAHELNNPAAAAQRSAAELQRTLVKWQALTHEIESVAFKENQTDWLNQLMSESARRFESRVKLEALEKIDLVDQLQAWLEASGVESAWELAPAMVNCGWTIESLKELKTSVSFQLSVQWLGASCLMMELLSEVQLTAARVAGIVRAMKSYSYLDQAPLLEVDVHEGLENTLVIMQHKLKQGVTVKREYAPNLPRIEAYASELNQVWTNIIDNAVDAMDGSGVIILRTYIEDHNVVVEIMDNGPGIPEDILMRIYEPFFTTKPPGSGTGLGLHISHDIIANHHRGQLLVKSKPGETVFKAVLPIKIS is encoded by the coding sequence ATGAACCTCTCCGACCTCCGCAAATCCGCCCTCTTCGAAGGCTTGACCGACCAGGAGTTGCAACAACTCATGGAGGATGCCAAGCCTGTCTCTTTGCGCGCGGGGGAGTTTCTGATGAGGCAGGGAGATGACGGCGACGCGGCGTTCGTGGTGGTGAGCGGCGAGTTTGAGGTCAGCAAACAATCGGGGCAGTCGCTCATCAAAATTGACGTGCGGAATCCAGGCGATGTGTTGGGCGAGATGGCGTTGCTCTCGCGCTCGCCGCGTTCGGCAAGCGTCCAGGCGATCACCGATTGTGAAGTGTTGCGAATTTCACCCGAAGCCTTCGAAAATTTACTGTCCACGAGTTCGACGGCGGCGTTGGCTGTTTTGCATTGGGTGATGAACCGTCTCAGCCAGAACGATGCCTTGCTTCATCAACAGGAACGGATGGCGGCGCTGGGAACATTGAGCGCGGGACTGGCGCACGAGTTGAACAATCCCGCCGCGGCGGCGCAGAGGAGCGCGGCTGAGTTGCAGAGGACGCTCGTCAAGTGGCAGGCGTTGACTCACGAGATCGAATCGGTCGCGTTCAAAGAGAATCAAACGGACTGGTTGAATCAATTGATGAGCGAGTCGGCGCGGCGATTCGAGTCGCGGGTCAAACTTGAGGCGTTGGAAAAAATTGACTTGGTGGACCAGCTTCAAGCGTGGTTGGAAGCGAGTGGAGTTGAATCTGCGTGGGAACTTGCGCCTGCAATGGTCAACTGTGGGTGGACGATCGAATCGCTGAAAGAGTTGAAGACATCCGTATCATTCCAGTTGTCCGTTCAGTGGCTTGGCGCAAGTTGCTTGATGATGGAATTGCTTTCGGAAGTGCAGTTGACCGCCGCGCGTGTTGCGGGGATCGTGCGCGCGATGAAATCATATTCCTATCTCGATCAGGCGCCGCTGTTGGAAGTGGACGTGCATGAGGGACTCGAAAACACGCTGGTCATCATGCAACACAAATTGAAACAAGGCGTAACGGTGAAGCGCGAGTATGCGCCCAACCTGCCGCGCATCGAAGCGTACGCCAGCGAGTTAAATCAAGTGTGGACGAATATTATTGATAACGCTGTGGACGCGATGGATGGAAGCGGTGTGATCATTTTGCGAACATATATTGAAGACCATAATGTAGTCGTTGAAATCATGGATAACGGTCCCGGTATTCCTGAGGATATTCTGATGCGAATCTATGAGCCGTTCTTCACCACCAAGCCGCCAGGGAGCGGAACGGGACTCGGCTTGCACATCTCGCACGACATCATCGCCAATCATCATCGCGGGCAGTTGCTGGTGAAGTCGAAGCCAGGCGAGACCGTGTTCAAGGCAGTGTTGCCGATTAAAATTTCATAA
- a CDS encoding BrnA antitoxin family protein, with translation MRENIMNKNIKTNLDRFDALTDDMIDTSDIPPLTEEFFQSAKWRIPKDKVKVLVEVEPDVAQWFKAQGKNYQQLLADALRRFAQEHRK, from the coding sequence GTGAGAGAGAATATTATGAACAAGAACATAAAAACCAATTTGGATCGCTTTGATGCCCTGACCGACGATATGATTGACACGTCGGATATTCCGCCATTGACTGAAGAGTTCTTCCAGTCTGCAAAATGGCGGATCCCGAAAGACAAGGTCAAGGTTCTGGTAGAAGTCGAACCCGATGTTGCGCAATGGTTCAAGGCGCAAGGCAAGAACTATCAACAACTCTTAGCAGATGCGTTGCGCCGTTTTGCGCAAGAACATCGAAAATAG
- the rfbB gene encoding dTDP-glucose 4,6-dehydratase, with protein sequence MTGKQTILLTGGNGFIGANLARLLMKSKQYRVVNLDALTYAANPLSLADLDGNPDYVFVKGSITDRELVASLFEKYQPIGVFHLAAESHVDRSIVNAEDFLQTNVIGTFTLLEAARAYWNKLTDEAKESFRFLHVSTDEVFGSLGADGYFTEETPYAPNSPYSASKASSDHFVRAFHHTYGLPTVITNCSNNYGPYQFPEKMIPLMILNALSGKQLPVYGDGSNVRDWLYVEDHCKAIRLAFEKGAPGEVYVVGGSNEQKNLDLVNQICSILDEVAPPEEVNQLREQGLKSYKELIRFVTDRPGHDRRYAIDAGKIQRQLGWQAEVRFEAGLRQTIEWYLQNPEWVDQVSGGAYGEWIKKNYAWRAEKESK encoded by the coding sequence ATGACCGGGAAACAAACCATTCTCCTCACAGGCGGCAACGGATTCATCGGCGCGAACCTCGCGCGCCTGCTGATGAAGAGCAAACAATACCGCGTCGTCAACCTCGACGCGCTGACGTACGCCGCCAACCCGCTGTCGCTGGCAGACTTGGATGGCAACCCTGATTATGTGTTTGTGAAGGGGAGCATCACCGACCGCGAACTTGTCGCCTCGTTGTTTGAAAAATATCAACCCATAGGCGTTTTCCACCTCGCGGCTGAATCGCACGTGGATCGTTCCATCGTCAACGCGGAGGATTTCCTGCAAACGAATGTGATCGGCACGTTCACCCTGCTCGAAGCCGCGCGCGCGTATTGGAACAAGTTGACTGACGAAGCAAAGGAATCATTCCGCTTTTTGCACGTTTCGACAGATGAAGTCTTTGGCTCGCTGGGCGCGGACGGTTATTTCACCGAAGAGACGCCCTACGCGCCGAACTCGCCTTACTCCGCATCCAAAGCCTCGAGCGATCATTTCGTCCGCGCGTTCCATCACACGTATGGCTTGCCGACAGTCATTACGAATTGTTCGAACAATTATGGTCCGTATCAATTCCCCGAGAAGATGATCCCCTTAATGATCCTGAATGCGCTCTCGGGCAAGCAACTTCCAGTCTATGGCGACGGCTCAAATGTGCGCGACTGGTTGTACGTGGAGGATCATTGCAAGGCGATTCGACTCGCGTTTGAAAAAGGAGCGCCGGGCGAAGTGTATGTTGTGGGCGGGAGCAACGAGCAGAAGAATCTCGATCTTGTGAATCAAATTTGCAGTATCCTCGATGAGGTCGCGCCGCCGGAGGAAGTGAATCAACTCCGTGAGCAGGGATTGAAGAGCTACAAAGAGCTGATCCGTTTTGTGACCGACCGCCCGGGGCACGACCGCCGCTACGCGATCGACGCGGGGAAGATTCAGCGTCAATTGGGGTGGCAGGCTGAGGTCCGGTTTGAAGCGGGTTTACGTCAAACGATTGAATGGTATTTGCAAAATCCAGAGTGGGTGGATCAAGTAAGCGGCGGCGCGTACGGCGAGTGGATCAAGAAAAATTATGCGTGGCGCGCCGAGAAGGAGTCGAAATGA
- the wecB gene encoding UDP-N-acetylglucosamine 2-epimerase (non-hydrolyzing), producing MKTIASIVGARPQFIKAAPVSRALTSHFNEVMIHTGQHYDYEMSDLFFKEMDMRQPDFNLGIGGGTHGAQTGMMLIELEKVISAVKPDCVLVYGDTNSTLAGALTAAKAGIPLAHVEAGLRSYNRAMPEEVNRVLTDHVSSWLFCPTDAAIKNLQKEGITKGVHQIGDVIYDALLRNLEIARAKSQILERMSLKKGEYALATVHRAGNTDDRTNMQSILDALGSLPTRVIFPVHPRTRKRIEEWKFAINENVSLIEPLGPLDILQLQENADCILTDSGGMQKEAYLLGARCITLRDETEWVETVSAGWNSLAGVDAKRIRALYGTWKPARERPLLYGDGHAAEKIAQILRDELN from the coding sequence ATGAAAACAATTGCCTCCATTGTTGGCGCACGACCTCAATTCATCAAAGCCGCGCCGGTGTCGCGCGCGCTGACTTCGCATTTTAATGAAGTGATGATCCATACAGGTCAACACTATGATTACGAGATGTCTGACCTCTTCTTCAAAGAGATGGACATGCGCCAGCCCGATTTCAATCTCGGCATCGGCGGCGGGACTCACGGCGCGCAAACCGGTATGATGCTGATCGAGTTGGAAAAAGTAATTTCAGCGGTCAAGCCTGATTGTGTGCTGGTCTATGGCGATACAAATTCCACGCTGGCGGGCGCGTTGACGGCGGCAAAGGCGGGGATTCCACTCGCGCATGTGGAGGCAGGCTTGAGGTCCTATAACCGAGCAATGCCGGAAGAGGTCAACCGCGTGCTGACCGATCACGTATCCAGTTGGTTGTTTTGTCCCACCGACGCGGCGATCAAAAATTTGCAAAAAGAGGGAATCACGAAAGGTGTCCATCAGATCGGCGATGTGATATATGACGCGCTGTTGCGTAATCTTGAGATCGCGCGCGCGAAGTCGCAGATCTTGGAGCGGATGAGTTTGAAGAAAGGGGAGTACGCGCTGGCGACCGTGCATCGCGCGGGGAATACGGATGATCGAACCAACATGCAATCCATTTTAGACGCGCTTGGCTCACTGCCGACGCGGGTGATCTTCCCAGTGCATCCGCGTACGCGGAAGAGAATCGAAGAGTGGAAGTTTGCCATCAACGAGAATGTGTCGTTGATCGAGCCGCTGGGTCCGTTGGATATTTTGCAATTGCAAGAAAACGCGGATTGCATTCTCACTGATTCCGGCGGGATGCAAAAGGAAGCATATTTGCTCGGTGCGCGGTGCATCACGTTGCGCGATGAAACCGAATGGGTGGAAACGGTCTCCGCTGGTTGGAACAGCCTCGCGGGCGTGGACGCGAAGCGTATCCGTGCTTTATATGGAACATGGAAGCCGGCAAGGGAGCGTCCGCTGTTGTATGGGGATGGTCACGCGGCGGAGAAGATTGCTCAAATTTTGCGAGACGAATTGAATTAA
- a CDS encoding winged helix-turn-helix transcriptional regulator, translating into MTEIKPHEYSLLNEIAQDSMVTQSNLSDRLGIAVGSVNWYVKRLIVRGWIKVSHLDRTRLKYDLTPDGMAVFTQRALNYARDSLKVYGDFRNKAKSFVGDLQHKGITQAYIQGEDELVDILRLTCIEAGIRLLDSPNGILLKVVGQDYRLIEKTKKGNQ; encoded by the coding sequence ATGACCGAAATCAAACCTCACGAATACTCCCTGCTCAATGAAATCGCCCAGGATTCGATGGTCACACAGTCGAATCTTTCGGACCGCCTCGGCATCGCCGTCGGAAGCGTCAACTGGTACGTGAAGCGGCTGATCGTTCGCGGCTGGATCAAGGTTTCGCATCTTGACCGCACGCGGCTGAAGTACGATCTCACCCCCGACGGGATGGCTGTGTTCACCCAACGCGCCTTGAACTACGCCCGCGACTCGCTCAAAGTCTATGGCGATTTTCGCAACAAGGCAAAGTCTTTTGTCGGCGACCTCCAACACAAGGGAATCACCCAAGCCTACATTCAAGGCGAGGATGAACTTGTAGATATTTTGCGGCTGACCTGCATCGAAGCAGGAATCCGCCTGCTCGATTCGCCGAATGGCATATTGTTGAAAGTAGTAGGACAAGATTATCGTTTGATCGAAAAAACCAAGAAGGGAAACCAATAA